A section of the Saccharopolyspora gregorii genome encodes:
- the ppgK gene encoding polyphosphate--glucose phosphotransferase, whose amino-acid sequence MGTARGFGVDIGGSGIKGCPVDIDGGVLAEERMRIPTPHPSTPDAVADAVAEIVEKFGWSGPVGVTLPSVIKEGVAHSAANIDKSWIGTDAQALFAERLGKSRDQVVVLNDADAAGLAEMRSGAGAGRNGLVVVLTFGTGIGSAMFLDGKLVPNTEFGHIEVDGHDAEKQAAASVKDDLDLSYPEWAPRVSRYVQGLEKFLWPDLFIAGGGVSKKAHKWLPLLDVRTPIVAATLKNDAGIVGAATAAAALGD is encoded by the coding sequence ATGGGCACTGCCCGCGGTTTCGGCGTGGATATCGGCGGGTCCGGCATCAAGGGGTGTCCGGTGGACATCGACGGTGGTGTGCTGGCCGAAGAACGCATGCGAATCCCCACCCCCCACCCCTCGACACCGGACGCGGTGGCCGACGCGGTCGCGGAGATCGTCGAGAAGTTCGGCTGGTCCGGCCCGGTCGGCGTCACCCTGCCCAGCGTGATCAAGGAGGGTGTCGCCCATTCGGCGGCGAACATCGACAAGAGCTGGATCGGCACCGACGCGCAGGCGCTGTTCGCGGAACGGCTCGGCAAGTCGCGCGATCAGGTGGTCGTGCTCAACGACGCCGACGCCGCCGGCCTCGCCGAGATGCGCTCGGGCGCAGGGGCGGGCCGGAACGGGCTGGTGGTCGTGCTGACCTTCGGCACCGGCATCGGCAGCGCGATGTTCCTGGACGGCAAGCTGGTCCCGAACACCGAGTTCGGGCACATCGAGGTCGACGGGCACGACGCGGAGAAGCAGGCCGCCGCCTCGGTGAAGGACGACCTGGACCTCAGCTACCCGGAGTGGGCGCCGCGGGTGAGCCGCTACGTCCAGGGCCTGGAGAAGTTCCTCTGGCCGGACCTGTTCATCGCGGGCGGCGGGGTCAGCAAGAAGGCGCACAAGTGGCTCCCGCTGCTGGACGTCCGCACGCCGATCGTGGCCGCGACGTTGAAGAACGACGCGGGCATCGTCGGCGCGGCCACGGCCGCGGCGGCGCTCGGAGACTGA
- a CDS encoding RNA polymerase sigma factor, which translates to MAAAETATRRSSSAATAGGGQSSSAKSASQSQTEASAQETGQAGTGAAKAKSATAAKSAGRKTAAKPAAKKGTKAAPAKSGAGKAGAKNTAKNGEGLEIDEPIETDLTSPDVGDLAEVEVEIPEEPTVPEDEDGKTDSDFVWDEEESEALRQARKDAELTASADSVRAYLKQIGKVALLNAEEEVELAKRIEAGLYGAERLRQAEEADEKLTFQMKRDLRWIVRDGERAKNHLLEANLRLVVSLAKRYTGRGMAFLDLIQEGNLGLIRAVEKFDYTKGYKFSTYATWWIRQAITRAMADQARTIRIPVHMVEVINKLGRIQRELLQDLGREPTPEELAKEMDITPEKVLEIQQYAREPISLDQTIGDEGDSQLGDFIEDSEAVVAVDAVSFTLLQDQLQSVLATLSEREAGVVRLRFGLTDGQPRTLDEIGQVYGVTRERIRQIESKTMSKLRHPSRSQVLRDYLD; encoded by the coding sequence GTGGCAGCCGCAGAAACCGCAACCCGACGCTCCAGCTCCGCTGCAACCGCCGGCGGTGGCCAGTCTTCGTCGGCCAAGTCCGCATCCCAGTCCCAGACCGAGGCGTCCGCGCAAGAGACCGGCCAGGCCGGTACCGGCGCGGCGAAGGCCAAGTCCGCGACAGCCGCGAAGTCGGCGGGTCGCAAGACCGCCGCGAAGCCGGCGGCCAAGAAGGGCACCAAGGCCGCTCCGGCCAAGTCCGGCGCGGGCAAGGCCGGTGCGAAGAACACCGCCAAGAACGGCGAAGGTCTGGAGATCGACGAACCGATCGAGACCGACCTGACCTCGCCCGACGTGGGTGACCTCGCCGAGGTCGAAGTGGAGATCCCGGAGGAGCCGACCGTCCCCGAGGACGAGGACGGCAAGACCGACTCCGACTTCGTCTGGGACGAGGAGGAGTCCGAGGCGCTGCGGCAGGCCCGCAAGGACGCCGAGCTCACCGCCTCCGCCGACTCGGTGCGCGCCTACCTGAAGCAGATCGGCAAGGTCGCGCTGCTCAACGCCGAGGAGGAGGTCGAACTCGCCAAGCGGATCGAGGCCGGCCTCTACGGCGCCGAGCGGCTCCGCCAGGCCGAGGAGGCCGACGAGAAGCTCACGTTCCAGATGAAGCGCGACCTGCGCTGGATCGTCCGGGACGGCGAGCGGGCCAAGAACCACCTGCTGGAGGCCAACCTCCGGCTCGTGGTCAGCCTCGCCAAGCGCTACACCGGCCGCGGCATGGCGTTCCTGGACCTGATCCAGGAGGGCAACCTCGGGCTGATCCGCGCGGTGGAGAAGTTCGACTACACCAAGGGCTACAAGTTCTCCACGTACGCCACCTGGTGGATCCGGCAGGCCATCACCCGCGCGATGGCCGACCAGGCCCGCACCATCCGCATCCCGGTGCACATGGTCGAGGTCATCAACAAGCTGGGTCGCATCCAGCGCGAGCTGCTGCAGGACCTGGGCCGCGAGCCCACGCCCGAGGAACTCGCGAAGGAAATGGACATCACCCCGGAGAAGGTGCTGGAGATCCAGCAGTACGCCCGGGAGCCCATCTCGCTGGACCAGACGATCGGTGATGAGGGCGACAGCCAGCTCGGCGACTTCATCGAGGACTCCGAGGCGGTCGTCGCCGTCGACGCCGTGTCGTTCACCCTGCTGCAGGACCAGCTGCAGTCGGTGCTGGCGACGCTGTCCGAGCGGGAGGCGGGCGTGGTGCGGCTGCGCTTCGGCCTCACCGACGGCCAGCCGCGGACGCTGGACGAGATCGGCCAGGTCTACGGGGTGACGCGCGAGCGCATCCGGCAGATCGAGTCGAAGACGATGTCGAAGCTGCGTCACCCGTCGCGGTCCCAGGTGCTGCGCGACTACCTGGACTGA
- a CDS encoding pentapeptide repeat-containing protein — protein sequence MPAATSGADDADPALEREVRDTAQLVLTAHLRADEDTAELFWPDIRLNLAGAVLSTFRFTRCRVRRATFAGARFDGPGVFRGAVFEQQADFRSARFTGLADFRRVSFDGQGANFRGALFAGEVDFGTHTEAALTGACATPPADGVRRKWPAGWCEEPDGERHVLVRSGHGSSGSVTVRDSMSRSED from the coding sequence ATGCCCGCCGCCACGTCGGGCGCGGACGACGCCGACCCCGCCCTGGAGCGGGAAGTGCGGGACACCGCCCAACTGGTGCTGACCGCGCACCTGCGCGCCGACGAGGACACCGCCGAGCTGTTCTGGCCGGACATCCGGCTGAACCTGGCGGGCGCGGTGCTGAGCACGTTCCGGTTCACCCGCTGCCGGGTGCGGCGGGCGACGTTCGCCGGGGCCCGCTTCGACGGTCCCGGCGTGTTCCGCGGCGCCGTGTTCGAGCAGCAGGCCGACTTCCGGTCCGCGCGGTTCACCGGGCTGGCGGACTTCCGGCGGGTGAGCTTCGACGGTCAGGGCGCGAACTTCCGCGGTGCCCTGTTCGCGGGCGAGGTCGACTTCGGCACGCACACCGAGGCCGCCCTGACCGGCGCGTGCGCGACGCCGCCCGCCGACGGGGTCCGCCGCAAGTGGCCCGCCGGCTGGTGCGAGGAACCGGACGGGGAGCGGCACGTGCTCGTACGATCGGGTCATGGATCTTCCGGCTCGGTCACCGTTCGTGACAGCATGAGCCGGTCGGAAGACTGA
- a CDS encoding DUF7455 domain-containing protein, with translation MPGTLTRPELTAADRCDRCGAAAKLRAVLPSGGELLFCGHHGREFEPRLREMDAELQQDEQ, from the coding sequence ATGCCTGGAACGCTCACCCGCCCCGAGCTGACCGCCGCCGACCGCTGCGACCGCTGCGGGGCCGCTGCGAAGCTTCGCGCCGTACTGCCATCCGGTGGGGAGCTGTTGTTCTGCGGGCACCACGGCCGGGAGTTCGAGCCGCGCTTGCGGGAAATGGACGCCGAACTCCAGCAGGACGAGCAGTAA
- a CDS encoding cysteine desulfurase-like protein has protein sequence MAFDVEKVRARYPALSDGRSWLDSAGGTQVPQQVIDAVAELLARGVSNVGGAFASSRRAVSVVAEARAALADLTGAPGPECVVFGPSTTALVYRFAGVLAAGWRPGDEVVVTELDHDSNVRPWVQHAQRAGATVRFAPIDPDTGALAAERVVELIGERTRLVAVTAASNLVGDVPDVAAITRRAREVGATSFVDGVQHCPHAEVDLAALGADFYATSAYKWSGPHLAAVVAADPWSLETLNPDKLLPSPDAIPTRFELGTAPFELLAGVTAAVDHLAELDPAATGTRRERLLASRRAVVAHEDRLAALLFDGLAELPHVRRVGRPTGRCTPIAAFTVPGRAPTEVAGSLAERGINVSAGHGYAWQAVRALGLGEAGAVRAALCHYSEEADVRRLLAALGDLA, from the coding sequence ATGGCATTCGACGTGGAGAAGGTGCGGGCCCGGTACCCGGCGCTGTCCGACGGCCGGTCCTGGCTCGATTCGGCGGGCGGGACGCAGGTCCCGCAGCAGGTGATCGACGCGGTGGCGGAGCTGCTGGCGCGCGGCGTCTCGAACGTGGGCGGGGCCTTCGCCTCCAGCCGCCGGGCGGTGTCCGTCGTGGCCGAGGCGCGCGCCGCCCTGGCCGACCTGACCGGCGCGCCCGGCCCGGAGTGCGTGGTGTTCGGGCCGAGCACCACGGCGCTGGTCTACCGCTTCGCCGGGGTCCTCGCGGCGGGCTGGCGCCCGGGCGACGAGGTGGTGGTGACCGAGCTCGACCACGACTCCAACGTGCGCCCGTGGGTGCAGCATGCGCAGCGGGCCGGGGCGACCGTGCGGTTCGCCCCGATCGACCCCGACACGGGGGCGCTGGCCGCCGAGCGGGTGGTGGAGCTCATCGGGGAGCGGACCAGGCTGGTCGCGGTCACGGCGGCGTCGAACCTGGTCGGCGACGTTCCCGACGTCGCGGCGATCACCCGGCGGGCCCGCGAGGTGGGGGCGACCAGCTTCGTCGACGGCGTGCAGCACTGCCCGCACGCCGAGGTGGACCTCGCCGCGCTCGGTGCCGATTTCTACGCGACCAGCGCCTACAAGTGGTCCGGCCCGCACCTGGCGGCCGTGGTGGCGGCCGACCCGTGGTCGCTGGAGACGTTGAACCCGGACAAGCTGCTGCCCTCGCCGGACGCGATCCCGACCCGGTTCGAGCTGGGCACCGCGCCGTTCGAGTTGCTGGCGGGGGTGACCGCCGCCGTCGACCACCTCGCCGAGCTGGACCCGGCGGCCACCGGAACCCGCCGGGAGCGGCTGCTCGCGAGCCGCCGTGCGGTCGTCGCCCACGAGGACCGGCTGGCCGCGCTGCTGTTCGACGGGCTCGCCGAGCTGCCGCACGTGCGCCGGGTCGGCCGGCCCACCGGTCGGTGCACGCCGATCGCGGCGTTCACCGTGCCCGGCCGCGCCCCGACCGAGGTCGCCGGATCGCTCGCCGAGCGGGGCATCAACGTGTCCGCCGGACACGGCTACGCGTGGCAGGCGGTGCGCGCGCTCGGCCTCGGCGAGGCGGGCGCGGTGCGCGCCGCGCTGTGCCACTACAGCGAGGAGGCCGACGTGCGGCGTCTGCTGGCCGCGCTCGGCGACCTGGCCTGA
- a CDS encoding DEAD/DEAH box helicase, which yields MLSDPSQAAQRPLRAWQRRALAKYLSSNPQDFTAVATPGAGKTTFGLRIAAELLADRTVESVTVVAPTEHLKHQWAMAAGGAGIPLDPDFRNSDGFTSSDYRGVVVTYAQIAAHPTLHRVRTERRKTLVILDEVHHAGDAKSWGDATREAFTPAVRRLALTGTPFRSDDTPIPFVNYEPDADGSMRSKADSSYGYSDALRDGVVRPVIFLAYSGETRWRTNAGDEFSARLGEPLTAEQTARAWRTALDPAGEWIPAVLQAAHTRLQQLRNGGVPDAGGLVIASDHVTAKAYAKTLERMTGTTPTVVLSDDPKASGRIAEFADSDGEWMVAVRMVSEGVDVPRLAVGVYATSASTPLFFAQAVGRFVRARRPGETASIFLPSVPVLLELASQLEAERDHVLGKPHREKDGWEDELLADANRTKDEPGEEEKAFTSLGADAELDQVIYDGSSFGTAAFGTSEDEQDYLGLPGLLEPDQVRALLRQRQEQQLETVGKREAADKEQKAAERAEQAEQARRPQSVQERLKGLRKELNTLVSLHHHRTRKPHGKIHNELRRICGGPPTAMATVEQLEERIATLRSW from the coding sequence GTGCTCAGCGACCCGTCGCAGGCCGCCCAGCGCCCGCTGCGCGCCTGGCAGCGCCGGGCGCTGGCGAAGTACCTCTCCAGCAACCCGCAGGACTTCACCGCCGTCGCCACGCCCGGTGCGGGCAAGACGACGTTCGGTCTGCGCATCGCCGCGGAGCTGCTGGCGGACCGGACGGTGGAGTCGGTGACGGTGGTCGCCCCCACCGAGCACCTCAAGCACCAGTGGGCGATGGCCGCGGGCGGCGCCGGGATCCCGCTGGACCCGGACTTCCGCAACTCCGACGGCTTCACCTCCAGCGATTACCGCGGCGTGGTGGTCACCTACGCGCAGATCGCCGCGCACCCCACGCTGCACCGGGTCCGCACCGAGCGGCGCAAGACCCTGGTGATCCTGGACGAGGTCCACCACGCGGGCGACGCGAAGTCGTGGGGCGACGCGACGCGCGAGGCGTTCACCCCGGCGGTGCGGCGCCTGGCCCTGACCGGTACCCCGTTCCGCAGCGACGACACGCCGATCCCGTTCGTGAACTACGAGCCGGACGCCGACGGGTCGATGCGCAGCAAGGCCGACAGCTCCTACGGCTACTCGGACGCGCTGCGCGACGGCGTGGTGCGCCCGGTGATCTTCCTGGCGTACTCGGGGGAGACCCGGTGGCGCACCAACGCGGGCGACGAGTTCTCCGCGCGCCTCGGTGAGCCGCTCACCGCGGAGCAGACCGCGCGGGCCTGGCGCACCGCGCTGGACCCGGCGGGGGAGTGGATCCCCGCGGTGCTGCAGGCCGCGCACACCCGGCTGCAGCAGCTGCGCAACGGCGGGGTGCCGGACGCGGGCGGGCTGGTGATCGCCTCCGACCACGTCACGGCGAAGGCGTACGCGAAGACGCTGGAGCGGATGACCGGCACGACGCCGACGGTGGTGCTCTCCGACGACCCGAAGGCCTCCGGCCGCATCGCCGAGTTCGCCGATTCCGACGGCGAGTGGATGGTCGCGGTCCGGATGGTCAGCGAAGGTGTCGACGTCCCGCGGCTGGCCGTCGGCGTCTACGCCACCAGCGCCTCCACCCCGCTGTTCTTCGCGCAGGCCGTCGGCCGCTTCGTCCGCGCCCGGCGCCCGGGGGAGACGGCGAGCATCTTCCTGCCCAGCGTGCCGGTGCTGCTGGAACTGGCCAGCCAGCTCGAAGCCGAGCGCGACCACGTGCTGGGCAAACCGCACCGGGAGAAGGACGGCTGGGAGGACGAGCTCCTCGCCGACGCGAACCGCACCAAGGACGAGCCGGGCGAGGAGGAGAAGGCGTTCACCTCGCTGGGTGCCGACGCCGAGCTCGACCAGGTGATCTACGACGGTTCCTCGTTCGGCACCGCCGCGTTCGGCACCAGCGAGGACGAGCAGGACTACCTGGGCCTGCCCGGGCTGCTCGAACCGGACCAGGTGCGAGCGCTGCTGCGCCAGCGCCAGGAGCAGCAGCTGGAGACCGTCGGCAAGCGCGAGGCCGCGGACAAGGAGCAGAAGGCCGCGGAACGCGCCGAGCAGGCCGAGCAGGCCCGCCGCCCGCAGAGCGTGCAGGAACGGCTGAAGGGGCTGCGCAAGGAGCTCAACACGCTCGTCTCGCTGCACCACCACCGCACCCGCAAACCGCACGGCAAGATCCACAACGAGCTGCGCCGGATCTGCGGCGGCCCGCCCACCGCGATGGCCACGGTCGAGCAGCTGGAGGAGCGGATCGCCACCCTGCGGTCCTGGTGA
- a CDS encoding YihY/virulence factor BrkB family protein has product MGSSGPTGNSQRPGQHGRRPEPSDARAPEEDAQSPPEQGWAATAGTRPRRGPLQLIWRTIDKAWWDNIFSESAAAAFWQTLSMPPLLLGLLGSLGFLGDWFGPAVVDAVHGKILAGARAVFSGNVVDQIIGPTVEDILTKGRSEIVSVGFLLSLWAGSSALASLVDSITMAYDQYTVRHSVWQRIFALLLYLAALLLAVVGLPVIALGPEWLPTVFPPSMQDDVAWLIQVFYFPATGLLLVLALATLYKVALPRKLPWHRGVPGALVAMVVFLCSSVGLRWYITWVTGTGYTYGALATPIAFLLFAFFIGLAIIIGAQFNQALQELWPAKMTRRERRKWRRLEMRRAEQQLRTEEGYRAWRAKDERPRAAVDPPTTIVTTALAQEKPDPDEES; this is encoded by the coding sequence ATGGGTTCCTCAGGTCCGACCGGTAACAGCCAGCGGCCCGGCCAGCACGGCCGACGGCCGGAGCCCTCCGATGCGCGCGCGCCGGAGGAGGACGCCCAGTCGCCGCCCGAGCAGGGCTGGGCCGCCACCGCCGGCACCCGCCCGCGACGAGGGCCGTTGCAGCTGATCTGGCGCACCATCGACAAGGCGTGGTGGGACAACATCTTCTCGGAGTCGGCGGCGGCCGCGTTCTGGCAGACGCTGTCGATGCCGCCGCTGCTGCTGGGGCTGCTGGGCAGCCTCGGGTTCCTGGGGGACTGGTTCGGGCCCGCCGTCGTGGACGCGGTGCACGGCAAGATCCTCGCCGGGGCGCGCGCGGTGTTCAGCGGCAACGTGGTGGACCAGATCATCGGGCCGACGGTGGAGGACATCCTCACCAAGGGGCGCAGCGAGATCGTGTCGGTGGGCTTCCTGCTGTCGTTGTGGGCGGGGTCCTCGGCGCTGGCCTCGCTGGTGGACTCGATCACCATGGCCTACGACCAGTACACGGTGCGACACAGCGTGTGGCAGCGGATCTTCGCGCTGCTGCTCTACTTGGCGGCGCTGCTGCTGGCCGTCGTCGGACTGCCGGTGATCGCGCTCGGCCCGGAGTGGCTGCCGACGGTGTTCCCGCCGTCGATGCAGGACGACGTGGCGTGGCTGATCCAGGTCTTCTACTTCCCCGCCACCGGCCTGTTGCTGGTGCTGGCGCTGGCCACGCTGTACAAGGTGGCGCTGCCGCGGAAGCTGCCGTGGCACCGCGGGGTGCCGGGCGCGCTGGTGGCGATGGTGGTGTTCCTGTGCTCCAGCGTCGGGCTCCGCTGGTACATCACCTGGGTGACCGGCACCGGCTACACCTACGGGGCGCTGGCCACGCCGATCGCGTTCCTGCTGTTCGCGTTCTTCATCGGCCTGGCGATCATCATCGGCGCCCAGTTCAACCAGGCGCTGCAGGAACTGTGGCCGGCGAAGATGACCCGCCGGGAGCGGCGCAAGTGGCGGCGCCTGGAGATGCGCCGCGCCGAGCAGCAGCTGCGCACCGAGGAGGGCTACCGGGCCTGGCGGGCGAAGGACGAGCGGCCACGCGCCGCCGTCGACCCGCCGACGACGATCGTGACCACCGCGCTCGCGCAGGAGAAACCGGACCCCGACGAGGAGTCCTAG
- a CDS encoding DUF3039 domain-containing protein, translated as MSTMTLPETDVRPETTDQTQDDRPEVFHYVQKDKIAESAVMGTYVVALCGEVFPVTKSAKPGSPVCPDCKKVFEGLPPGGGDDD; from the coding sequence ATGAGCACGATGACGCTTCCGGAGACCGACGTCCGGCCGGAGACCACGGACCAGACCCAGGACGACCGTCCAGAGGTCTTCCACTACGTGCAGAAGGACAAGATCGCCGAGAGCGCGGTCATGGGCACGTACGTGGTGGCGCTGTGCGGCGAGGTGTTCCCGGTGACGAAGTCGGCGAAGCCCGGCTCGCCGGTGTGCCCGGACTGCAAGAAGGTCTTCGAAGGCCTGCCCCCCGGTGGTGGCGACGACGACTGA
- a CDS encoding DUF3099 domain-containing protein, with protein MSSTRHGDDTPVLITEAQPSYDDQQAERRRRYAIMMSMRIPCLIAGAACYQIWWLALIIVAISIPLPWMAVLIANDRPPRKSEQVNRYQQSARALESRDHRVIDDS; from the coding sequence GTGAGCAGCACTCGGCACGGCGACGACACCCCGGTGCTGATCACCGAGGCGCAGCCGTCCTACGACGATCAGCAGGCGGAGCGCCGCCGCAGGTACGCGATCATGATGTCGATGCGCATCCCGTGCCTGATCGCGGGCGCGGCGTGCTACCAGATCTGGTGGCTGGCGTTGATCATCGTGGCGATCTCGATCCCGCTGCCGTGGATGGCGGTGCTCATCGCCAACGACCGCCCGCCGCGCAAGAGCGAACAGGTCAACCGCTACCAGCAGTCGGCGCGCGCGCTGGAATCCCGCGACCACCGGGTGATCGACGATTCCTGA
- a CDS encoding lysophospholipid acyltransferase family protein, whose translation MLYMLTKRVLGSVARAVYRPKVTGAEQVPADGPVIFAVNHLSVADSFIVPLVVPRPVAFLAKAEYFQGGGVKNRLVGGVFRSLGAIPVERGRGRAAKEALGAAERVLADGGAFGIHPEGTRSPDGRLYRGRTGVARLALSGAATVVPVALHGTDRLLPIGAKVPRLTRVEVRFGAPLDFSRYHGMEGSLPVLRSITDEIMYAISELSDQEYVDRYQSPSSQQAA comes from the coding sequence ATGTTGTACATGCTCACGAAACGGGTGCTCGGTTCGGTGGCGCGGGCGGTGTACCGCCCGAAGGTCACCGGTGCCGAGCAGGTTCCTGCCGATGGCCCGGTCATCTTCGCGGTGAACCACCTGTCGGTGGCCGACAGCTTCATCGTCCCGCTGGTGGTCCCCCGGCCGGTGGCGTTCCTGGCGAAGGCCGAGTACTTCCAGGGCGGCGGGGTCAAGAACCGGCTCGTCGGAGGCGTGTTCCGGTCGCTCGGAGCCATCCCGGTGGAGCGCGGGCGCGGGCGGGCCGCGAAGGAGGCGCTGGGCGCGGCCGAGCGGGTCCTCGCCGACGGCGGCGCGTTCGGCATCCACCCCGAAGGCACCCGCTCCCCCGACGGACGCCTCTACCGCGGCCGGACCGGAGTGGCCCGGCTGGCGCTGAGCGGGGCGGCGACGGTGGTGCCGGTGGCGCTGCACGGCACCGACCGGCTGCTGCCCATCGGGGCGAAGGTGCCGCGGCTCACCCGCGTCGAGGTCCGGTTCGGCGCACCGCTGGACTTCTCCCGCTACCACGGCATGGAGGGGTCGCTGCCGGTGCTGCGGTCCATCACCGACGAGATCATGTACGCCATCTCGGAGCTGTCCGACCAGGAGTACGTGGACCGCTACCAGTCCCCGTCCTCCCAACAAGCGGCTTGA
- a CDS encoding HhH-GPD-type base excision DNA repair protein, translated as MSRTLHLTQNAEADALLSEDPLALLLGMLLDQQVPMEWAFAGPKVLLDRLGELDARGIAEMDPEEFAATCATPPAIHRFPGSMAKRVQAVCAYLVEHYDGDAERIWTDGDPDGARVLARLKALPGYGDQKARIFLALLGKQWQVHPDGWREAAGAYGDPEARRSIADVVDQETLDEVRSWKKAQKAAAKKK; from the coding sequence ATGAGCCGGACGCTGCACCTGACCCAGAACGCCGAGGCCGACGCGCTGCTCTCGGAAGACCCGCTGGCGTTGCTGCTCGGGATGCTCCTCGATCAGCAGGTGCCGATGGAGTGGGCCTTCGCCGGCCCCAAGGTCCTCCTTGATCGCCTCGGCGAGCTCGACGCCCGCGGCATCGCCGAGATGGACCCGGAGGAGTTCGCGGCCACCTGCGCCACCCCGCCCGCGATCCACCGGTTCCCCGGCTCGATGGCCAAGCGGGTGCAGGCGGTGTGCGCGTACCTGGTGGAGCACTACGACGGCGACGCCGAACGGATCTGGACCGACGGGGACCCGGACGGGGCCCGGGTGCTCGCCCGGCTCAAGGCGCTGCCCGGATACGGCGACCAGAAGGCGCGGATCTTCCTGGCGCTGCTCGGCAAGCAGTGGCAGGTGCACCCGGACGGCTGGCGGGAGGCCGCGGGCGCCTACGGGGATCCGGAAGCCCGCCGCTCCATCGCCGACGTCGTCGACCAGGAGACCCTGGACGAGGTCCGCTCCTGGAAGAAGGCCCAAAAAGCAGCCGCCAAGAAGAAGTGA
- a CDS encoding DUF7782 domain-containing protein, with amino-acid sequence MIPDLSNDVLDRLRAAFQEVGYDADGVMDLLGPQAHAALGRGEPVPALRATADGGPLGTLVRLFLLGEAEPAAEVAAALRPLPVADAVAGGVLAAEGDALRAALDIRPHSAGEDSWWVVSDLDADLRPEGWATGVDHVLGVGHASLSLVRATSRRQVGSVLDVGTGCGVQALHASTHARQVTATDVSARALALASATFRLNRIDVELAEGEWFEPVRGRRFDQIVCNPPFVVGPPRTDYVYRDSGLAGDDASALVVRQLPSFLDEGGTGQLLASWLHRKGEDWQDRVARWLPPGGVDAWFAQRDVADPALYVGTWLLDAGFDPRSPAGRRKAAEWLDWFDANDVDGVGFGFVTLRRSGAERGEVVCEDLRQAFDDPLGPESDGWLRRVEWLREHGSGDGLLDARLVTAPSTVLEEVAAHGEEGWERFVHRLHRTDGPGWQHEVDELGVRLLAGCQGALPVRDLVELLALGAGEDAAELSRAAVPVLRELVRHGMVIPAEWADGE; translated from the coding sequence GTGATTCCGGATCTCTCGAACGACGTCCTCGACCGCCTCCGCGCCGCCTTCCAGGAGGTCGGCTACGACGCCGACGGCGTCATGGACCTGCTCGGGCCGCAGGCCCACGCCGCGCTCGGTCGGGGCGAACCCGTACCCGCGCTGCGGGCGACCGCGGACGGCGGGCCGCTAGGCACGCTGGTGCGGTTGTTCCTGCTCGGCGAGGCCGAACCGGCCGCCGAGGTGGCCGCGGCGCTGCGGCCGCTGCCGGTGGCCGACGCCGTCGCCGGTGGCGTGCTGGCCGCCGAAGGCGATGCGCTGCGCGCGGCGCTGGACATCCGCCCGCACAGCGCGGGCGAGGACTCGTGGTGGGTGGTCTCCGACCTCGACGCCGACCTGCGCCCGGAGGGCTGGGCGACCGGCGTCGACCACGTGCTCGGGGTCGGGCACGCCTCGCTGAGCCTGGTGCGGGCGACCTCGCGCAGGCAGGTCGGCTCGGTGCTGGACGTGGGCACCGGCTGCGGCGTGCAGGCCCTGCACGCCAGCACGCACGCGCGGCAGGTCACCGCGACCGACGTGTCCGCGCGAGCGCTGGCGCTGGCCTCGGCGACGTTCCGGCTCAACCGGATCGACGTGGAGCTCGCCGAGGGCGAGTGGTTCGAACCGGTGCGCGGCCGGCGGTTCGACCAGATCGTGTGCAACCCGCCGTTCGTGGTCGGTCCGCCGCGCACCGACTACGTGTACCGGGACTCCGGGCTCGCCGGGGACGACGCGAGCGCGCTGGTGGTGCGCCAGCTGCCGTCGTTCCTCGACGAGGGCGGCACGGGGCAGCTGCTCGCGTCCTGGCTGCACCGCAAGGGGGAGGACTGGCAGGACCGGGTGGCGCGCTGGCTGCCGCCGGGCGGGGTGGACGCCTGGTTCGCGCAGCGCGACGTGGCCGATCCGGCGCTGTACGTCGGCACCTGGCTGCTCGACGCCGGGTTCGACCCGCGCTCGCCCGCGGGCAGGCGCAAGGCCGCCGAGTGGCTGGACTGGTTCGACGCCAACGACGTGGACGGCGTCGGCTTCGGGTTCGTCACGCTGCGCCGCAGCGGCGCCGAGCGCGGCGAGGTGGTGTGCGAGGACCTCCGCCAGGCCTTCGACGACCCGCTGGGCCCGGAGAGCGACGGCTGGCTGCGCCGGGTGGAGTGGCTGCGCGAGCACGGCTCCGGCGACGGGCTGCTGGACGCGCGGCTGGTCACCGCGCCCTCGACGGTGCTGGAGGAGGTCGCCGCGCACGGCGAGGAGGGCTGGGAGCGCTTCGTGCACCGGCTGCACCGCACCGACGGCCCGGGCTGGCAGCACGAGGTCGACGAGCTCGGCGTGCGGCTGCTCGCCGGCTGCCAGGGCGCGCTGCCGGTGCGGGACCTGGTGGAGCTGCTCGCGCTCGGCGCGGGCGAGGACGCCGCGGAGCTCTCCCGCGCCGCGGTGCCGGTGCTGCGGGAACTGGTGCGGCACGGAATGGTGATCCCGGCGGAATGGGCGGACGGCGAGTAA